A single genomic interval of Streptomyces sp. BA2 harbors:
- a CDS encoding GvpL/GvpF family gas vesicle protein — MPTPSGPPGLYVYAISAPGTAAHARHCRAVGDENAVVSVLSQDGLAAVVSRVAGRPRARRRDLSAHQDVLGVLAQHGSVLPMRFGVIAPDEETVLAGLDSAREAHLAALTRLEGKAEWNLKGECVPEALPDLLGEDAGLRALRETTRRRPGYEANVRLGEAVAGALQRRAEQAAVDVVAELRPLAAEMREGRESAAGAMNVSFLVPQSAETAFRRAVDLLATRCRGRITLTLTGPLPCYSFVSAEAVPVGA; from the coding sequence GTGCCCACACCCTCCGGCCCGCCCGGCCTGTACGTGTATGCCATCAGTGCCCCCGGGACCGCCGCACACGCACGCCACTGCCGGGCTGTCGGCGACGAGAACGCCGTGGTGTCAGTGCTGAGCCAAGACGGTCTGGCGGCCGTCGTGAGCCGGGTGGCTGGGCGTCCGCGTGCTCGGCGGCGCGACTTGAGCGCTCATCAGGACGTGCTCGGCGTGCTCGCCCAGCACGGTTCCGTCCTGCCGATGCGCTTCGGCGTGATCGCCCCCGATGAGGAGACTGTCCTGGCCGGCCTTGACTCCGCCCGGGAGGCCCATCTCGCCGCGCTGACACGGCTGGAGGGCAAGGCCGAGTGGAACCTCAAAGGAGAGTGCGTGCCGGAGGCCCTGCCCGATCTGTTGGGCGAGGACGCCGGCCTGCGCGCGCTGCGCGAGACGACCCGGCGGCGCCCGGGCTACGAGGCGAACGTGCGCCTGGGCGAAGCCGTCGCCGGTGCACTGCAACGCCGAGCGGAGCAGGCGGCCGTCGACGTGGTGGCCGAACTTCGCCCCTTGGCAGCTGAGATGCGCGAAGGGCGCGAAAGCGCCGCAGGGGCCATGAACGTCTCCTTCCTTGTGCCGCAAAGCGCCGAGACCGCTTTCCGTAGGGCCGTTGATCTGCTCGCAACCCGATGCCGTGGACGAATCACACTGACGCTCACCGGCCCCTTGCCTTGTTACAGCTTCGTGAGCGCCGAAGCTGTACCTGTAGGCGCGTGA
- a CDS encoding GNAT family N-acetyltransferase, with product MIREETADDHRDVREVHTRAFGDSVRVPGLVEALRVAEAALAPMSFVATVDDRVVGHVLLSATRLDAPRRIVDVLSLSPLGVVPEFQRQGIGTQLIAYALEAADNQGVPLVFLEGSPRYYGTRGFEGASAVGFRSPSLRIPEAAFQVARLSAHEPWMTGTFVYSELFWAFDCVGLRDPEA from the coding sequence GTGATCCGGGAAGAGACCGCTGACGATCACCGAGACGTGCGCGAGGTTCATACGCGCGCCTTCGGTGACAGCGTGCGGGTGCCCGGACTCGTGGAGGCACTTCGCGTCGCGGAGGCTGCGTTGGCGCCGATGTCCTTCGTCGCCACCGTTGATGACCGGGTCGTCGGGCATGTCCTGCTGAGCGCGACGCGGTTGGACGCTCCGCGCCGGATCGTGGACGTTCTGTCGCTGTCACCGCTGGGCGTGGTCCCGGAGTTCCAGCGTCAGGGCATCGGTACGCAGCTCATCGCGTACGCCCTCGAGGCGGCCGACAACCAAGGTGTGCCGTTGGTATTCCTGGAGGGTTCACCGCGCTACTACGGCACGCGCGGCTTCGAGGGTGCCAGCGCGGTGGGCTTCCGTTCGCCGTCGCTGCGTATCCCTGAAGCCGCCTTCCAGGTCGCCCGGTTGTCCGCTCACGAGCCGTGGATGACGGGCACCTTCGTGTACTCAGAGCTCTTCTGGGCCTTTGACTGCGTCGGCCTGCGCGACCCCGAGGCATGA
- the gvpJ gene encoding gas vesicle protein GvpJ, whose protein sequence is MTTTYSEDVVPCAPRAGTLYDVLELILDRGMVIDVFVRVSLVGIEILKIDARIVIASVDTYLRFAEACNRLDLEHDSRTKTVPELFGGGAATVGKVGAKKAARSVGDKVKDTLGLDAGSDEDDDEEEERETSRPRRSAPSRSTSRSRSTSRAGQRPRARRRDEDEED, encoded by the coding sequence ATGACCACCACCTACAGTGAGGACGTCGTCCCTTGCGCGCCCCGGGCGGGCACGCTCTACGACGTCCTGGAACTCATACTCGACCGCGGCATGGTCATCGACGTCTTCGTCCGGGTCTCACTGGTCGGCATCGAGATCCTGAAGATCGACGCGAGAATCGTCATCGCGTCCGTCGACACGTACCTCCGCTTCGCAGAGGCATGCAATCGCCTCGACCTCGAACACGATTCTCGTACCAAGACCGTCCCGGAACTCTTCGGGGGCGGCGCGGCCACGGTGGGCAAGGTCGGCGCCAAGAAGGCCGCACGTTCCGTTGGCGACAAGGTCAAGGACACCCTGGGTCTGGACGCCGGTTCTGACGAGGACGACGACGAAGAAGAAGAGCGCGAGACGAGCCGCCCGCGCCGCAGTGCCCCCTCCCGCTCGACCTCCCGTTCCCGCTCCACATCTCGTGCCGGTCAGCGCCCTCGCGCACGGCGCCGTGACGAAGACGAAGAGGACTAA
- a CDS encoding SRPBCC family protein, whose product MAERKNSAGSGGESGMDRLRDGLTDFLDAQAQHLTDRLGDALSGLTDKLQDVADNGGSLPGAGGRMLSGDSPVKAVAAEKAKDLKDSVVGKAKDLFSSGGGRGTGDTKVTNIVETIDVGVPLRTVYDQWTQYEEFSSFTKGVRSVSMSDDDVSSDWKVKVGPSSRSWKATVQEQVPDERIVWTSEGSKGSTRGAVSFHELAPTLTRVVVVVEYYPAGFFEKTGNLWRAQGRRLRLDLKHFARYVTLNADEEVEGWRGEIWDGEVVRTHEEGLEDDDYDDEGGDDDADSEYEDDAEDEEYDDEEYDQEAHEDVPEDQDDEGDEDGGRPRARSARRR is encoded by the coding sequence ATGGCCGAACGGAAGAACAGCGCCGGCAGCGGCGGCGAGTCTGGCATGGACCGGCTGCGTGATGGGCTCACCGACTTTCTCGATGCTCAGGCACAACACCTGACTGACCGGTTGGGTGACGCGCTGAGTGGTCTCACCGACAAACTGCAGGACGTGGCGGACAATGGCGGGTCACTCCCAGGGGCGGGCGGCCGGATGCTGTCAGGGGACTCGCCTGTGAAGGCCGTTGCGGCGGAGAAGGCCAAAGACCTCAAGGACAGCGTCGTCGGTAAGGCGAAGGACCTATTCTCCTCGGGCGGTGGCCGGGGCACCGGTGACACCAAGGTCACCAATATCGTCGAGACGATCGACGTGGGTGTCCCGCTGCGAACCGTCTACGACCAGTGGACTCAGTACGAGGAGTTCAGCAGTTTCACCAAGGGCGTCCGCAGCGTCTCGATGTCCGACGACGACGTGAGTTCGGACTGGAAGGTGAAGGTCGGTCCGTCCAGCAGGAGTTGGAAGGCGACGGTTCAGGAACAGGTGCCCGACGAACGGATCGTCTGGACGTCGGAAGGCAGCAAGGGGAGCACCCGGGGGGCCGTCAGTTTCCACGAGCTTGCCCCGACGCTGACCCGTGTCGTAGTGGTCGTCGAGTACTACCCCGCCGGATTCTTCGAGAAGACCGGCAACCTCTGGCGTGCTCAGGGCCGTCGTCTGCGACTCGACCTCAAGCACTTCGCCCGCTACGTGACGCTCAATGCGGACGAAGAGGTGGAGGGCTGGCGCGGTGAGATCTGGGACGGTGAGGTCGTCCGCACCCACGAGGAGGGCCTGGAGGACGACGACTACGACGACGAGGGCGGGGACGACGACGCCGATTCGGAGTACGAGGATGACGCCGAGGACGAGGAGTACGACGACGAGGAGTACGACCAGGAGGCCCACGAGGATGTCCCGGAGGACCAGGACGATGAGGGCGATGAGGACGGCGGGCGACCCCGCGCCCGATCCGCCCGAAGGCGGTGA
- a CDS encoding aminoglycoside phosphotransferase family protein, translating to MATVRTADTRPAIDAALARRLVDTQFPQWAGVPLEVVDPAGSDHVIYRLGQDLSVRLPCHAGAMGQATKEAEWLPRLAPHLPLAVPTPVQVGVPAFGYPWRWAVSRWLDGEVATAEALADSSAAAVELAGFLTALQQFAPEGLFEEARDDLIVQPLAERDRATRAAIAKIGSTFDAAAMTELWDAAMNAPGWNRSPVWCHGDFHTGNLLTTDGRLSAVIDFGGLAIGDPACDLTIAFTLMSAQSRAVFRACLDVDDATWLRGRGWALATGLNAYTSYAAVNPRVAAATTRQINEALIG from the coding sequence TTGGCCACCGTGAGAACCGCAGACACCCGGCCCGCCATCGACGCCGCACTGGCCAGACGCCTGGTGGATACACAGTTTCCCCAGTGGGCCGGGGTGCCTCTGGAAGTGGTCGACCCAGCCGGTTCGGACCATGTGATCTACCGCCTGGGCCAAGACCTCTCTGTCCGGTTGCCGTGCCACGCTGGGGCCATGGGGCAGGCCACGAAGGAAGCTGAGTGGCTGCCCCGGCTCGCCCCGCACCTGCCCCTGGCCGTTCCGACACCGGTGCAGGTAGGCGTGCCCGCCTTCGGTTACCCGTGGCGTTGGGCGGTGTCCCGCTGGTTGGACGGCGAGGTGGCGACTGCCGAGGCGTTGGCAGACTCTTCCGCGGCCGCTGTCGAACTGGCTGGGTTCCTCACCGCTCTTCAGCAGTTTGCGCCCGAGGGGCTGTTCGAAGAGGCCCGCGATGACCTGATCGTCCAGCCGCTTGCCGAGCGAGACCGCGCGACACGGGCCGCCATCGCGAAGATCGGCAGCACGTTCGACGCCGCAGCCATGACCGAGCTGTGGGACGCGGCGATGAATGCCCCTGGATGGAATCGTTCGCCGGTCTGGTGCCACGGCGACTTCCACACCGGCAACCTACTGACCACCGACGGTCGTCTCAGCGCAGTCATTGACTTCGGCGGCCTCGCCATCGGCGACCCTGCCTGCGACCTCACCATCGCCTTCACTCTGATGTCAGCCCAGAGCCGGGCCGTCTTCCGCGCCTGCCTGGACGTGGACGACGCCACCTGGCTTCGAGGCCGCGGCTGGGCCTTGGCTACCGGCCTCAACGCTTACACGTCCTACGCCGCCGTCAATCCCCGGGTTGCTGCGGCTACCACCCGCCAGATCAACGAGGCTCTCATAGGCTAA
- a CDS encoding transcriptional regulator, with translation MSAETHDPLEGFDTTIHAPNRLRICALLDTAGEAEFGLVQEQLALSASALSKHVTVLMDTGYVGQRKAVRDTRQRVWLHLTRRGRDAYQGHLAALRAIVGPSNPAL, from the coding sequence ATGAGCGCCGAAACCCACGACCCTCTGGAGGGTTTTGACACCACCATTCACGCCCCGAACCGGCTGCGCATCTGCGCCCTCCTGGACACCGCGGGCGAGGCGGAGTTCGGCCTGGTCCAAGAGCAACTCGCCCTCTCCGCCTCCGCGCTGAGCAAGCACGTCACCGTACTGATGGACACCGGCTACGTCGGGCAACGCAAGGCCGTCCGCGACACCCGGCAGCGCGTCTGGCTTCACCTGACCCGGCGAGGCCGGGATGCCTACCAGGGGCACCTTGCGGCGCTGCGGGCGATAGTCGGGCCGTCGAATCCGGCTCTCTGA
- a CDS encoding gas vesicle protein, translated as MSPHTAAQPVAWQGPDSGAPIGVPLVDLLDRVLATGVVVSGDLVIAIAEVPLVRISLHALLASVSERVPAPWADGGPL; from the coding sequence ATGAGCCCGCACACAGCCGCCCAACCTGTCGCCTGGCAGGGCCCGGACAGCGGCGCCCCTATCGGTGTGCCACTCGTGGACCTCCTCGACCGGGTGCTCGCCACCGGAGTCGTGGTCAGCGGCGACCTCGTCATCGCCATCGCAGAGGTGCCATTGGTACGGATCTCGCTGCACGCGCTGCTGGCGTCGGTGAGTGAGCGTGTCCCAGCGCCGTGGGCGGACGGAGGGCCGCTGTGA
- a CDS encoding DUF6479 family protein, with amino-acid sequence MDTASGELRELAVSGAALGTIAAFLGGLVLVGALLWAFWLGNKVRRREPRPPRREEQPKMPESGPVHEIREMREPDEVPLAKDESERLRPQNLHASGSKRSEDQRRRRWSPGSSGSFGGGGPGKT; translated from the coding sequence ATGGATACGGCAAGCGGCGAACTGCGTGAGCTGGCTGTCTCTGGCGCCGCCCTCGGGACGATTGCCGCCTTCCTTGGTGGCCTCGTCCTTGTAGGCGCGCTGCTCTGGGCTTTCTGGCTGGGAAACAAGGTGCGGAGGCGAGAGCCGAGGCCACCGCGGCGGGAGGAGCAGCCAAAGATGCCGGAGTCCGGCCCGGTCCATGAGATCCGGGAAATGCGGGAGCCGGACGAGGTCCCACTGGCCAAGGACGAGAGCGAGCGGCTGAGGCCGCAGAACCTGCACGCTTCAGGGTCAAAACGGAGCGAGGACCAGAGACGGCGACGCTGGTCGCCCGGTTCCAGTGGTTCTTTCGGGGGCGGGGGTCCCGGCAAGACGTAG
- a CDS encoding alpha/beta fold hydrolase, which produces MTTVNANEVTLGIESFGDDDGPLVLLAGGTTMLSWPDALCERLAAGGRRVVRYDLRDSGESTTQDPQAPAYTLRDLAADAAALAEALGGGPAHLAGIGVGGMVAQVAVLDHPGAFSALTLVGTRAVAPGPPDDDLPDHDQAAMSRLFAHPMPDWSDREAVAEFAAAGAEIRGDDPVAARAIAARIWDRTPGTAPPVQMANQMGMVFSKLDCAPRWRERLPEIEVPTLVVHGRRDRFFPVGNGEAIARAVPGAQLLVLKETATAIPDAAVGEVAESMLRLG; this is translated from the coding sequence GTGACCACCGTCAATGCCAATGAGGTCACCTTGGGTATCGAGTCGTTCGGTGATGACGACGGGCCACTCGTCCTGCTCGCGGGCGGGACGACGATGCTCTCCTGGCCCGACGCGCTGTGCGAGCGCCTTGCTGCCGGCGGGCGCCGCGTGGTGCGCTACGACCTCCGCGATAGCGGGGAATCGACGACGCAGGACCCGCAGGCGCCCGCCTACACCCTGCGCGACCTCGCCGCCGATGCGGCGGCCCTTGCCGAGGCGCTCGGCGGCGGTCCCGCGCACCTCGCGGGGATCGGCGTCGGCGGGATGGTCGCCCAGGTGGCCGTGCTCGATCACCCGGGCGCGTTCTCGGCGCTCACCCTGGTCGGCACCCGCGCGGTCGCGCCCGGCCCGCCCGATGATGACCTCCCCGACCATGACCAGGCGGCGATGAGCCGCCTGTTCGCGCATCCGATGCCCGACTGGAGCGACCGCGAGGCGGTGGCGGAGTTCGCCGCCGCCGGCGCGGAGATCCGAGGCGACGACCCCGTCGCCGCGCGCGCGATCGCCGCGCGCATCTGGGACCGCACGCCCGGCACCGCACCCCCGGTCCAGATGGCCAACCAGATGGGCATGGTGTTCTCCAAGCTTGACTGCGCACCTCGCTGGCGCGAGCGCCTGCCCGAGATCGAGGTCCCCACGCTCGTCGTCCACGGCCGCCGCGACCGGTTCTTCCCCGTCGGCAACGGCGAGGCGATCGCCCGCGCAGTCCCCGGGGCGCAGCTGCTCGTCCTCAAGGAGACCGCCACTGCGATCCCCGATGCGGCGGTTGGTGAGGTCGCCGAGTCGATGCTCAGGCTCGGGTAG
- a CDS encoding gas vesicle protein GvpG → MGLISGILLLPLAPIRGVGWVADRLIEAAEAELYSPDAVRARLAALNEALDQGDIDLDQFEREEEHLLDLLERRPYRPAS, encoded by the coding sequence ATGGGGTTGATCAGCGGCATCCTGCTGCTCCCGCTGGCGCCGATCCGCGGGGTCGGCTGGGTCGCGGACCGGCTGATCGAGGCGGCGGAAGCCGAGTTGTATTCCCCGGACGCCGTGAGAGCTCGGCTCGCTGCCCTCAACGAAGCCTTGGACCAGGGTGACATCGATCTCGACCAGTTCGAACGCGAAGAGGAGCACTTGCTCGACTTGTTGGAACGTCGTCCTTACCGACCGGCCTCCTGA
- the gvpO gene encoding gas vesicle protein GvpO, whose protein sequence is MTERSRRTQAAAPRRSAKRGDEHGAVDLRELVGEACRTLTELIGHRAEGVSAVCPNESDGWRVSVDVLEVARIPDTTSLLATYEVDLDAHGRLTQYRRVRRYRRGWADS, encoded by the coding sequence ATGACCGAGCGCTCACGACGCACCCAGGCCGCCGCCCCCCGACGGTCGGCGAAGCGCGGCGACGAGCACGGCGCCGTGGACCTGCGGGAACTGGTCGGCGAGGCATGCCGGACGCTGACCGAGCTCATCGGTCACCGGGCTGAGGGTGTGTCGGCCGTCTGCCCGAACGAGAGCGATGGCTGGCGGGTCAGCGTGGATGTGCTGGAGGTGGCTCGAATCCCCGACACCACCAGTCTCCTGGCCACCTACGAGGTGGATCTGGACGCGCACGGACGCCTGACGCAGTACCGCAGAGTCCGCCGCTACCGACGCGGCTGGGCGGACAGCTGA
- a CDS encoding STAS domain-containing protein gives MEQDAEPRLVIRHGHATGSVVLICLFGELDLNTTALLRETIVQVVSRPRERRRLILDLSALTHCDNAGLFTLLGICQALDAVGITVSIAWTGDIADAAIEQANLLDRLPLRPF, from the coding sequence ATGGAACAAGACGCCGAACCCCGGCTCGTGATTCGCCATGGCCATGCGACCGGGTCCGTCGTGCTGATATGCCTCTTCGGAGAGCTGGACCTCAACACCACGGCTCTGCTGCGCGAGACGATCGTGCAGGTGGTGTCGCGTCCCCGTGAACGCCGCCGCCTGATACTGGACCTGTCCGCGCTCACCCACTGTGACAACGCCGGCCTGTTCACTCTGCTGGGCATCTGCCAGGCGCTGGACGCGGTCGGCATCACGGTCTCCATCGCCTGGACCGGAGACATCGCCGACGCGGCCATCGAGCAGGCAAATCTGCTGGACCGGTTGCCACTGCGCCCGTTCTGA
- a CDS encoding GvpL/GvpF family gas vesicle protein yields MATAPTPAYAVCVFAVRRGHGPALPPDLAGHEGGGPLRLVPAGALWAVVQDVPVHDYSEAALRERLSDPATLERCVRDHHAVVTAFAARGGAIPLPLATLYHSEERSRAALVANGPCFESTLDRITGRYEWAVKVNLLAPRAQSPQSPQKSSAQDDETPSPSGRAYLARLRERGQERDDRRQRALDAAELLDRAVLSVADATVRRRPHSAEIVGRGRTQIMNAAYLVAEQRGVELLALLDRLRAAPEFEGCEVEATGPWVPYSFVDAASPTEETAPSHAQRQGGGRPNGQGRPDGQGRPDVVGSRA; encoded by the coding sequence ATGGCAACAGCGCCCACCCCCGCGTACGCCGTGTGTGTGTTCGCCGTCCGACGAGGCCACGGCCCGGCGCTGCCCCCCGACCTGGCGGGCCACGAAGGCGGCGGCCCTCTGCGACTGGTTCCGGCCGGCGCTCTGTGGGCCGTGGTCCAGGACGTTCCGGTCCACGACTACTCCGAAGCGGCACTGCGCGAGCGGCTGTCCGACCCCGCGACGCTGGAGCGCTGCGTACGGGACCATCACGCAGTGGTGACCGCCTTTGCTGCGCGGGGCGGCGCGATCCCGCTTCCGCTGGCCACGCTGTATCACTCCGAGGAACGGAGTCGGGCCGCCTTGGTGGCCAACGGGCCGTGTTTCGAAAGCACTCTGGACCGGATCACGGGCCGGTACGAGTGGGCGGTGAAGGTCAATCTGCTCGCCCCCCGGGCGCAGTCGCCGCAGAGCCCGCAAAAGTCCTCGGCGCAAGACGACGAAACGCCCTCACCCAGCGGCCGGGCCTACCTGGCCCGATTGCGCGAGCGCGGCCAGGAACGGGACGACCGTCGGCAACGCGCGCTGGACGCTGCCGAGTTGCTGGACCGTGCCGTCCTCTCGGTCGCGGATGCGACAGTGCGCCGCAGACCGCACAGCGCCGAGATCGTCGGCCGTGGCCGCACTCAGATCATGAACGCCGCTTATCTGGTTGCCGAGCAGAGGGGCGTGGAACTCCTCGCGCTCCTCGATCGTCTGCGGGCCGCACCCGAATTCGAGGGCTGCGAGGTGGAAGCCACCGGGCCGTGGGTGCCCTACTCGTTTGTGGACGCGGCCTCCCCCACGGAAGAGACCGCCCCATCACATGCCCAGCGGCAAGGCGGCGGCCGGCCCAACGGCCAGGGCCGGCCCGACGGCCAGGGCCGGCCCGATGTCGTAGGGAGCCGCGCATGA
- a CDS encoding gas vesicle protein: MDDLDTWRSSPPASDLSRPPDGSLADILERVLDKGIVIAGDIKIDLLDIELLTIRLRLFIASVDTARKAGIDWWETDPALSSSAARDDLREENRRLRAQLEELTPADDRPPRPNG; encoded by the coding sequence ATGGACGACCTCGACACCTGGCGCTCCTCACCTCCGGCATCGGACCTTTCCCGTCCCCCTGATGGAAGCCTCGCCGACATCCTCGAACGAGTGCTGGACAAAGGCATCGTCATCGCCGGAGACATCAAGATCGACCTGCTCGACATCGAGTTGCTCACCATCCGGCTCCGGCTGTTCATCGCCTCCGTGGACACCGCGCGCAAGGCCGGCATCGACTGGTGGGAGACGGACCCGGCCCTGTCATCGAGCGCCGCCCGCGACGACCTCCGCGAGGAAAACCGGCGGCTGCGCGCACAACTGGAAGAACTCACTCCCGCCGACGACAGACCGCCGCGACCGAACGGATGA
- a CDS encoding SDR family NAD(P)-dependent oxidoreductase — protein MSNSTQSLSGLTALVTGGSRGLGLLMADELAARGSTVVIAARDSEELASAQKKLRARRQGAAIHTAVCDVRDQEAVHLMFRAAHDTCGGPDIVIANAGIIQVAPVEAIGAAEFREAMETMFMGAVHTSLEALPYLRESPQGGRLALISSVGGLLGVPHLLPYAGAKAAIGVLAEGLHAEAASTGVSVTAVYPGLMRTGSHLQAEFGGAYSSEYGWFSALAGAPVISMNAQRAAERIVKAVVRRRTRLVLTPAARAADLAHGLAPAAVTRLNGVMARLLPGAPAGHRPVRPGKDIAPPDGALSSRFQAWGSALNEQAADAYNERET, from the coding sequence ATGTCGAATTCCACGCAATCCTTGTCAGGACTGACCGCGCTCGTCACGGGAGGATCACGGGGCCTCGGCCTGCTCATGGCCGACGAGCTTGCCGCACGCGGCAGCACGGTGGTCATCGCCGCGCGCGACTCCGAAGAGCTCGCCTCCGCCCAGAAGAAGCTGCGTGCCCGCCGACAAGGCGCCGCCATCCATACCGCGGTCTGTGATGTCCGGGACCAAGAAGCCGTGCACCTCATGTTCCGAGCCGCACACGACACGTGCGGCGGCCCCGACATCGTCATCGCCAATGCCGGGATCATCCAGGTGGCTCCTGTGGAGGCCATCGGGGCCGCAGAGTTCAGGGAGGCCATGGAGACGATGTTCATGGGGGCCGTGCACACCAGCCTCGAGGCACTTCCCTATCTCAGGGAAAGCCCACAGGGCGGGCGACTGGCTCTGATCTCGTCAGTGGGTGGCCTGCTGGGGGTGCCCCACCTACTTCCCTATGCCGGCGCGAAGGCCGCGATCGGCGTACTGGCCGAGGGCCTGCACGCGGAAGCCGCGTCCACCGGTGTGAGCGTGACCGCCGTCTACCCCGGCCTGATGCGGACCGGCTCACATCTTCAGGCCGAATTCGGTGGTGCCTACAGCAGCGAGTACGGCTGGTTCTCGGCACTGGCGGGTGCGCCGGTCATCTCGATGAACGCCCAACGAGCCGCAGAACGCATCGTCAAGGCCGTCGTCCGGCGCCGCACGCGACTGGTCCTGACCCCCGCTGCACGCGCTGCCGACCTGGCCCACGGCCTTGCGCCCGCTGCGGTCACCCGCCTCAATGGCGTGATGGCGCGACTGTTGCCCGGGGCACCTGCGGGGCACCGTCCCGTGCGTCCCGGGAAGGACATCGCGCCGCCCGATGGCGCCCTGAGCAGCCGGTTCCAGGCGTGGGGCAGCGCACTGAACGAACAGGCCGCGGACGCCTACAACGAGCGGGAAACCTGA
- a CDS encoding gas vesicle protein GvpK produces the protein MSASARLDLDPDAVGRDLASLVLTVVELLRQLMERQAVRRFDAGDLTDEQEERVGTALMLLDERMTDLCERHGLRREDLNLDLGPLGSLLPHD, from the coding sequence GTGAGCGCGAGCGCGCGATTGGACCTCGATCCCGACGCGGTCGGCCGCGACCTGGCCTCCCTTGTCCTCACCGTGGTCGAATTGCTCCGTCAGCTGATGGAGCGTCAAGCCGTGCGCCGGTTCGACGCCGGAGACCTCACCGACGAACAAGAGGAAAGAGTCGGGACCGCGCTCATGCTCCTCGACGAACGCATGACCGATCTTTGCGAGCGTCATGGACTGCGTCGCGAAGACCTCAATCTCGACCTGGGTCCGCTCGGCTCCCTGCTCCCGCACGACTGA
- a CDS encoding DUF4352 domain-containing protein: MRTYIRRAVLLTTPLALASVLVTGCSDSKDSSAKTEPKKPATASADFEKVEVGEKAESPQTPAASAPTLSVGESGEFTIVDMKDASAKARMKVTVDSAKYATPTDVGTDEPAHGQYVLLTLTIKNVGKVPGTISTYGAMQWEDEKTAAQDATTLEIQENMTLDTMYEPGQSRSGKLVLDVGRKGGRVSYFADSEGPAFTVELPNQ, translated from the coding sequence ATGCGCACCTACATTCGTCGTGCCGTTTTGCTGACGACGCCCCTCGCCCTCGCATCCGTACTCGTCACAGGATGCTCGGATTCGAAGGACTCGTCTGCCAAGACCGAGCCGAAGAAGCCTGCCACCGCATCCGCGGACTTCGAGAAGGTGGAGGTCGGCGAAAAGGCGGAGTCGCCCCAGACGCCTGCGGCATCCGCTCCCACATTGAGTGTCGGCGAGAGCGGAGAGTTCACGATCGTTGACATGAAAGACGCGTCGGCCAAGGCGCGCATGAAGGTCACGGTCGACTCTGCGAAGTACGCAACGCCGACGGACGTCGGCACGGACGAGCCCGCCCACGGGCAGTACGTCCTACTCACGCTGACGATCAAGAATGTTGGCAAGGTGCCCGGCACGATCTCGACGTACGGCGCCATGCAATGGGAGGACGAGAAGACCGCCGCGCAGGACGCTACGACGCTGGAGATCCAGGAGAACATGACCCTGGACACGATGTACGAGCCTGGTCAATCGAGGTCCGGGAAGCTGGTGCTCGACGTTGGCCGCAAGGGCGGCAGGGTCAGCTACTTCGCCGACTCCGAAGGGCCGGCGTTCACCGTGGAGTTGCCGAATCAGTAG